One genomic segment of Aquamicrobium lusatiense includes these proteins:
- the accD gene encoding acetyl-CoA carboxylase, carboxyltransferase subunit beta, whose amino-acid sequence MNWITNYVRPKINSMLGRREMPENLWIKDPESGEMVFHKDLEENQFVIPASGYHMKIAAKERLKFFFDGGSYEVLENPKVVQDPLKFRDEKRYVDRLKDAKAKTGMDDAILSATGQIDGLPVVASVQDFAFMGGSLGLAAGEAIIHAFDTARQSRKPMVLFAASGGARMQEGILSLMQLARSTVAVDRFKEAGLPYIVVLTNPTTGGVTASYAMLGDVHIAEPGALIGFAGPRVIEQTIREKLPEGFQRAEYLMEHGMVDMVVSRLEMKKTVANLLKLLLKKPETHQEQVADMPPPAPVAPEARPQA is encoded by the coding sequence ATGAACTGGATCACCAACTACGTCCGCCCGAAGATCAATTCGATGCTCGGACGGCGCGAAATGCCCGAGAACCTCTGGATCAAGGATCCGGAGTCGGGCGAGATGGTCTTCCACAAGGATTTGGAAGAGAACCAGTTCGTAATCCCGGCTTCCGGCTATCACATGAAGATCGCCGCGAAGGAGCGGCTGAAGTTCTTCTTCGATGGAGGCAGCTATGAGGTTCTGGAAAACCCCAAAGTCGTTCAGGATCCGCTGAAGTTCCGTGACGAGAAGCGCTATGTCGACCGCCTGAAGGACGCCAAGGCCAAGACCGGTATGGACGACGCCATCCTGAGCGCGACCGGCCAGATCGACGGCCTTCCGGTCGTCGCGTCAGTTCAGGATTTCGCCTTCATGGGCGGTTCGCTCGGCCTTGCCGCCGGGGAGGCGATCATCCACGCTTTCGACACGGCACGCCAGAGCCGCAAGCCGATGGTGCTTTTCGCTGCCTCGGGCGGCGCGCGCATGCAGGAAGGCATCCTGTCGCTGATGCAGCTTGCCCGCAGCACCGTGGCTGTGGACCGCTTCAAGGAGGCCGGTTTGCCCTATATCGTGGTGCTGACCAACCCGACCACGGGCGGCGTCACCGCTTCTTACGCCATGCTGGGTGATGTGCATATTGCCGAGCCCGGCGCTTTGATCGGCTTTGCCGGACCGCGCGTCATCGAGCAGACGATCCGCGAAAAGCTGCCTGAAGGCTTCCAGCGCGCCGAATACCTGATGGAGCACGGCATGGTGGACATGGTGGTGTCGCGTCTGGAGATGAAGAAGACGGTCGCCAACCTGCTCAAGCTGCTGCTCAAGAAGCCGGAAACGCATCAGGAGCAGGTTGCCGACATGCCGCCGCCCGCTCCGGTTGCCCCGGAAGCGCGGCCGCAAGCCTGA
- a CDS encoding bifunctional folylpolyglutamate synthase/dihydrofolate synthase, giving the protein MNTLSAEREIEHLMTLHPKGFDLSLDRVSRLLDKLGNPQDHMPPAIHIAGTNGKGSCAAFTRAILEAQGLLVHTHTSPHLVNWHERYRIAADGGSRLVDDATLAEAIARVAKANDGQQITVFEILSAVGFLLFSEHPADVVVMEVGLGGRFDATNVIARPAASVIMPVSMDHEAYLGDRVELIAAEKAGIIKQGCPVVIGSQPHEAALEVLADTAARLGCPTHIYGQDFFAFAEHGRMVYQDQDGLMDISLPRMTGRHQLANASAAIAAVKAAGFDPRENAIDRAMTTASWPGRMQKLPHGKLMELAPAGAEIWVDGGHNPGAGIVISEALAELEQKDPRPLFMIAGMINTKDQSGYFHAFNGLVKHVYTVPVDFSDASVGNDELAVRASAAGLSAEPVSSVANALMLLRDNWQETDVPPRILIGGSLYLVGAVLAENGTPPT; this is encoded by the coding sequence ATGAACACGCTTTCCGCCGAGCGCGAGATCGAACATCTGATGACGCTGCATCCGAAAGGTTTCGACCTTTCGCTGGATCGGGTGTCACGGCTGCTCGACAAACTGGGCAATCCGCAGGATCACATGCCGCCGGCGATCCATATCGCCGGCACCAATGGCAAGGGCTCCTGCGCCGCATTCACCCGCGCCATTCTCGAAGCGCAGGGCCTGCTCGTTCACACCCACACCTCGCCGCACCTCGTCAACTGGCATGAGCGTTACCGCATCGCCGCTGATGGCGGCAGCAGGCTGGTCGACGATGCCACGCTGGCCGAGGCGATAGCGCGCGTGGCGAAGGCCAATGACGGACAGCAGATCACCGTGTTCGAGATTCTGTCGGCGGTCGGGTTCTTGCTGTTTTCCGAGCATCCTGCCGACGTGGTCGTCATGGAGGTCGGCCTTGGCGGGCGTTTCGACGCCACCAACGTCATTGCACGGCCTGCCGCCTCGGTGATCATGCCAGTTTCCATGGATCATGAGGCCTATCTCGGCGACCGGGTCGAACTGATCGCTGCCGAAAAGGCCGGCATCATCAAGCAGGGCTGCCCGGTCGTGATCGGCTCCCAGCCGCATGAGGCTGCCCTTGAGGTGCTTGCCGACACCGCCGCGCGTCTCGGCTGCCCGACCCATATCTATGGTCAGGACTTTTTTGCCTTCGCGGAACATGGCCGCATGGTCTATCAGGATCAGGATGGCCTGATGGATATTTCCCTGCCGCGCATGACCGGCCGCCACCAGCTCGCCAACGCATCGGCTGCCATTGCGGCGGTCAAGGCCGCCGGTTTCGATCCGCGCGAAAACGCCATCGACCGCGCCATGACGACGGCCTCGTGGCCGGGCCGCATGCAGAAGCTGCCGCATGGCAAGCTGATGGAGCTGGCGCCTGCCGGAGCCGAAATCTGGGTGGATGGCGGCCACAATCCCGGCGCCGGCATCGTCATTTCAGAAGCGCTGGCGGAACTCGAACAGAAGGACCCGCGGCCGTTGTTCATGATCGCCGGCATGATCAACACCAAGGATCAGAGCGGTTATTTCCACGCGTTCAACGGTCTGGTGAAGCATGTCTACACCGTGCCGGTGGATTTCAGCGATGCCAGCGTGGGCAATGACGAACTGGCCGTGCGCGCCAGTGCGGCAGGCCTGTCGGCTGAACCGGTCAGCTCGGTGGCAAATGCGCTGATGCTGCTGCGTGACAACTGGCAGGAGACAGATGTGCCGCCGCGCATCCTCATCGGCGGTTCGCTCTATCTTGTTGGTGCCGTTCTGGCTGAAAACGGAACCCCGCCGACCTGA
- the trxA gene encoding thioredoxin: MATVKVDNGNFQSDVLDAKEPVVVDFWAEWCGPCKMIGPSLEEISNELGGKVKIAKLNIDENPELAAQFGVRSIPTLMIFKDGQVADTKVGAAPKTALSQWINGAVA; the protein is encoded by the coding sequence ATGGCAACCGTTAAGGTCGACAACGGCAACTTCCAGTCGGACGTGCTCGACGCCAAGGAACCCGTCGTGGTGGATTTCTGGGCTGAATGGTGCGGCCCGTGCAAGATGATCGGCCCGTCGCTGGAAGAGATTTCCAACGAGCTTGGCGGCAAGGTCAAGATCGCGAAGCTGAACATCGACGAGAACCCGGAGCTTGCCGCCCAGTTCGGCGTGCGCTCCATTCCGACCCTGATGATCTTCAAGGATGGTCAGGTTGCCGATACCAAGGTTGGCGCAGCCCCCAAGACCGCCCTGTCGCAGTGGATCAACGGCGCCGTCGCCTGA
- the addA gene encoding double-strand break repair helicase AddA, translating to MKYPIPTDTALAQARASDPANSAWVSANAGSGKTHVLAQRVIRLLLRGTEPSKILCLTYTRAAAANMSNRVFSTLSEWTALDEAELAKRIEAMDGRRPDAATLQRARRLFAEALETPGGLKIQTIHAFCEAVLHQFPLEANIVAHFQMVDTQMEQAPVAAARRDMIAGAVGGAATDLTEAFATVLARGGETGLDTLLSEIVGKREALREFLGRIGGTAEGFAPLFSEFGFSADDDEAAIAEAIWPVHGFEPSYMATLDTLSLQLGANRARGSLVDDALIAFAEPDPMLRLAGLQKSFLSGKGDAYKPDWLFSKALLGAMPDLAERYLAATDAIIAACDRLALYRMVKGTTSALTIADWLIRRYEELKRARGLLDFNDLITRTVKLLKRPEAGAWVQYKLDQGIDHILLDEAQDTSPEQWDVVKKLAEEFFSGESARDDTLRTVFAVGDEKQSIYSFQGAAPNSFAESKDEFAIRVRDAGRQFADLKLTFSFRSSEDVLRAVDRVFSDDEVRRGISHDPDPLDHKAIRNDAPGYVEVWPTLGADQVEEPDDWTLPVNHASAPAVRVAEHVAATIKSWLDKGEILEGKGRPLRAGDVLVLVRKRDRFIHALSKSLKEKGVPVAGADRLSLPGHIAVKDLAALGRFLVQPQDDLSLAAVLRSPIFDLPEQRLFDLAAGRERSISLIQSLRRLAETDKPLAAIAETLDRWASEAAFKPVFEFYAGILARDGVRRNMIARLGPEAGDILDEFLNFCLAEERTGLPGLDSFLSTLENAGPEVKREMDQSRNEVRIMTVHASKGLEAPVVFLIDGGARAFSDQHLPRLMPFESSGRHWRGRGYLWRSHAEIANAVSRGAAETAKQLADDEYRRLLYVAMTRAEDRLIVAGYHGKREPGDGTWHRIVSRALATAPETRELAHPVTGDPVHRFHATGLPPLSSAQADTETAGTSFTPLPATLFDRLDDDEELPRPLSPSGASALIGEDGIEPLPDPRSPVLEASDEPSLAIARGLATHKLLQMLPGIADDEREEAGRRYLARAGADWPQSERERVLGAVLDVLGDARFAPIFAQGSRAEIALMGSLKVKGRQRSVSGKIDRLAVTDERVLIVDYKTNRPPPATLAQVPEAYVLQLGLYRELLKPLYPGREIAAALLFTEAPRLIELPGDAMDAALARLTLS from the coding sequence ATGAAGTATCCGATCCCCACCGACACCGCGCTCGCACAGGCGCGCGCCTCCGACCCCGCCAATTCGGCGTGGGTGTCGGCAAATGCCGGCTCCGGCAAGACGCATGTGCTGGCCCAGCGCGTCATCCGGCTTCTGCTGCGCGGCACCGAACCGTCGAAAATCCTGTGCCTGACCTATACGCGCGCGGCGGCCGCCAACATGTCGAACCGCGTCTTTTCCACGCTGTCGGAATGGACGGCGCTCGACGAGGCCGAGCTTGCGAAGCGGATCGAGGCCATGGACGGGCGCCGCCCGGATGCTGCGACCTTGCAGCGGGCGCGCCGCCTGTTCGCCGAGGCGCTGGAGACGCCTGGCGGGCTGAAGATCCAGACCATTCACGCCTTCTGCGAGGCGGTGCTGCACCAGTTTCCGCTGGAAGCGAATATCGTCGCCCATTTCCAGATGGTCGACACGCAGATGGAACAGGCGCCGGTCGCCGCCGCGCGCCGCGACATGATCGCCGGCGCGGTGGGCGGTGCGGCCACGGACCTCACGGAAGCCTTCGCCACCGTGCTTGCGCGCGGTGGCGAGACCGGGCTCGACACGCTGCTTTCCGAGATCGTGGGCAAGCGCGAAGCGCTGCGCGAATTTCTCGGCAGGATCGGCGGCACCGCGGAAGGCTTCGCACCGCTGTTTTCGGAATTCGGCTTCAGCGCCGATGACGATGAGGCCGCTATTGCCGAAGCGATCTGGCCCGTGCACGGTTTCGAGCCGTCCTATATGGCGACGCTCGACACGCTCTCCTTGCAACTCGGCGCAAACCGCGCACGCGGCTCGCTTGTGGACGATGCGCTGATCGCCTTCGCCGAGCCCGACCCGATGCTGCGCCTTGCGGGTTTGCAGAAATCCTTTCTCAGCGGCAAGGGCGACGCCTACAAGCCGGACTGGCTGTTTTCCAAGGCGCTGCTCGGCGCGATGCCCGATCTGGCAGAGCGGTATCTCGCCGCCACAGATGCGATCATCGCCGCGTGCGATCGGCTTGCGCTCTACCGCATGGTGAAAGGCACCACCTCAGCGCTCACGATCGCCGACTGGCTGATCCGCCGCTATGAGGAGCTGAAACGCGCGCGCGGCCTGCTCGACTTCAACGACTTGATCACCCGCACCGTCAAGCTGCTCAAGCGCCCGGAAGCCGGTGCATGGGTGCAGTACAAGCTCGATCAGGGCATCGACCACATTTTGCTCGACGAGGCACAGGACACCAGCCCCGAACAATGGGACGTGGTGAAGAAACTCGCCGAAGAATTCTTCTCCGGCGAGAGCGCCCGCGACGACACCTTGCGCACCGTGTTCGCCGTGGGCGACGAGAAGCAGTCGATCTACTCCTTCCAGGGCGCGGCACCGAATTCCTTCGCCGAAAGCAAGGACGAGTTTGCAATTCGGGTGCGCGATGCCGGGCGACAGTTTGCCGATCTGAAACTCACCTTTTCCTTCCGTTCCAGCGAGGACGTGCTGCGCGCGGTGGATCGCGTGTTCTCCGACGACGAGGTGCGGCGCGGCATCAGCCACGATCCCGACCCGCTCGACCACAAGGCGATCCGCAACGATGCGCCGGGGTATGTGGAAGTGTGGCCGACGCTGGGCGCCGATCAGGTCGAGGAACCGGACGACTGGACACTGCCGGTCAACCACGCCAGCGCGCCCGCCGTGCGCGTGGCCGAGCATGTCGCCGCCACCATCAAGAGTTGGCTGGACAAGGGCGAAATCCTCGAAGGCAAGGGGCGCCCGCTGCGCGCCGGCGATGTTCTGGTGCTGGTGCGCAAGCGCGACCGCTTCATCCATGCGCTGTCGAAGAGCCTGAAGGAAAAGGGCGTGCCGGTGGCAGGCGCGGACAGGCTCAGCCTGCCCGGCCACATCGCCGTGAAGGATCTGGCAGCACTTGGCCGCTTCCTCGTCCAGCCGCAGGATGACCTGTCGCTTGCGGCCGTGCTGCGCTCGCCGATCTTCGACCTGCCCGAGCAGCGCCTGTTCGATCTCGCGGCGGGGCGGGAGCGCAGCATCTCGCTGATCCAGTCGCTGCGCCGTCTGGCAGAGACGGACAAGCCGCTTGCCGCCATCGCAGAAACCCTTGATCGCTGGGCGAGCGAGGCCGCCTTCAAGCCGGTCTTCGAGTTCTATGCCGGCATTCTGGCGCGCGATGGGGTGCGCCGCAACATGATCGCACGTCTCGGCCCCGAAGCCGGCGACATACTGGACGAGTTCCTGAACTTCTGCCTCGCAGAAGAGCGCACCGGGCTGCCCGGTCTCGATTCATTCCTCTCCACGCTGGAAAACGCCGGCCCCGAAGTGAAGCGGGAGATGGACCAGAGCCGCAACGAGGTGCGCATCATGACCGTGCATGCTTCCAAGGGCCTCGAAGCGCCGGTGGTGTTTCTCATCGACGGCGGCGCGCGCGCCTTCAGCGATCAGCATCTGCCGCGCCTGATGCCGTTTGAAAGCTCGGGCCGACACTGGCGCGGCCGTGGCTATCTGTGGCGCTCTCATGCCGAAATCGCCAACGCCGTCTCGCGCGGCGCGGCCGAGACGGCCAAGCAACTGGCCGACGACGAGTATCGCCGCCTGCTCTATGTCGCCATGACGCGCGCCGAGGACCGGCTGATCGTCGCCGGCTATCACGGCAAGCGCGAGCCCGGCGACGGAACCTGGCACCGGATCGTTTCCCGCGCGCTGGCAACGGCGCCTGAGACGCGTGAACTGGCGCATCCCGTCACCGGCGACCCCGTACATCGCTTCCACGCCACCGGCCTGCCGCCTCTGTCTTCCGCACAAGCCGATACTGAAACCGCAGGAACCAGCTTCACACCCCTGCCCGCCACGCTGTTCGACCGTCTGGACGACGATGAGGAACTGCCGCGCCCGCTCTCGCCCTCCGGTGCTTCGGCGCTGATCGGAGAGGACGGGATCGAGCCGCTTCCCGATCCGCGCTCGCCGGTGCTGGAAGCGAGTGATGAGCCTTCGCTGGCCATCGCGCGCGGCCTCGCCACCCACAAGCTGTTGCAGATGCTGCCCGGCATTGCTGACGACGAGCGGGAGGAGGCCGGCCGGCGCTATCTGGCGCGCGCGGGCGCCGACTGGCCGCAATCCGAGCGCGAGCGCGTGCTCGGAGCGGTGCTCGATGTGCTCGGCGATGCACGCTTTGCTCCCATCTTCGCCCAAGGCTCCCGCGCCGAGATCGCCCTCATGGGGAGCCTGAAGGTGAAGGGCAGGCAGCGCTCCGTATCGGGCAAGATCGACCGGCTGGCGGTGACGGACGAGCGGGTACTGATCGTCGATTACAAGACAAACCGCCCGCCGCCCGCCACGCTGGCGCAGGTGCCGGAGGCTTATGTCTTACAGCTCGGCCTCTATCGGGAACTGCTGAAGCCGCTTTATCCGGGGCGGGAAATCGCGGCCGCCCTGCTGTTTACCGAAGCGCCGCGCCTCATCGAACTGCCGGGTGACGCCATGGATGCCGCCCTTGCCCGACTCACCCTATCGTGA
- the addB gene encoding double-strand break repair protein AddB: MSSAPRVLSIPPGAPFLPTLASALLSGELVPGFRFDGDPLALADVTIYVPTRRAARALRTEFMELMGGRAAILPTVRPLGEFDEDEALFETDAPENPAALDLAPPIASTERLLLLAVLVRAWKQRLPAEVAARFAEEIMVPASAADAIWLARDLADLMDEVETEGSDWAKLAGLVTGNLAGWWQVTLDFLGIASQHWPLILAERDRSNPAAHRSALIRFETERLQRKPPAGPVIAAGSTGSIPATAELLKTIAHLPNGAVVLPGLDATLDAPSLAAISAPDARPALLGHPQYGLIKLANKIGVARDEIAPLGTPSSALDLRNAIVSEALRPADTTELWLQMRACFGDADMTAALEDVSVLEAPNERDEATAIAVALRYAVSAPGKRAALVTGDRALARRVSAELLRFGVTADDSGGTPLANTPPAALLRLAAQAAFRPGDPLPLLALVKHPLLSLGMERAPVRHAAELIELAALRGGTGRPDIAALPDLFERRLTDPGDGGREPFWFARFPARRIEEAIGVAARLVDALGPLLELRGRTDLGVPDFAQASTQVLEALGRQADGSVTALYAGDPGHKLAQVLRDLVAAHSPFTFGADEWPDVLDALLAPETVKPRQGTDRAIAIWGALEARLQHVDTLVVGGLNEGVWPRKPESDRFMSRLMKGGLDLEPPERRIGLAAHDFQMAMGTQKVVLARALRSGDAPAVPSRWLQRLLTFTGKDHAAVMRRRGEQLLSWARTLDDAPRVDFAPRPCPAPPVAMRPKHFSVTEIETLRRDPYAIYARRILGLQALDPVIRDPGAAERGTLFHDILHRFSMQADPSAPDALEKLLQAGRDCFANAELPEDVEAVWWPRFETLAANILAWERGRSDVQSRHAEARAEKTVVGGTGVTLSGYADRVDLLTGNMADILDYKTGSSPSKVQAHTLLAPQLALEAALLRRGSFRDLGSREPADLAFIRLRANGEVEQESILRHGKGIRSGTELGEDAWARLEKLLYHYANPATGYLSRALPFREGETDGDYDHLARVLEWSAGGDGAGEGGEE; the protein is encoded by the coding sequence ATGAGCAGCGCGCCGCGCGTTCTTTCGATCCCGCCCGGAGCGCCCTTCCTGCCGACACTGGCCTCGGCGCTGCTGTCGGGCGAACTGGTTCCGGGTTTCCGCTTCGACGGCGATCCGCTGGCGCTCGCCGACGTCACCATCTATGTGCCGACGCGACGCGCCGCGCGCGCCCTGCGCACCGAGTTCATGGAGCTGATGGGCGGCCGCGCCGCCATCCTGCCGACCGTGCGGCCGCTTGGCGAATTCGATGAGGACGAGGCGCTGTTCGAGACGGATGCGCCCGAAAATCCCGCTGCACTCGACCTTGCCCCGCCCATCGCCTCGACCGAACGCCTGCTGCTGCTCGCCGTTCTGGTGCGGGCGTGGAAACAGCGGCTGCCGGCCGAGGTGGCCGCGCGTTTCGCGGAAGAGATCATGGTGCCGGCCTCCGCCGCCGACGCCATCTGGCTGGCGCGCGATCTGGCCGACCTGATGGACGAGGTGGAAACTGAGGGTTCCGACTGGGCAAAGCTCGCCGGGCTGGTCACCGGCAATCTTGCCGGTTGGTGGCAGGTGACGCTGGATTTCCTCGGCATCGCCAGCCAGCACTGGCCGCTGATCCTCGCCGAGCGCGATCGCTCCAATCCGGCGGCACATCGCAGTGCGCTGATCCGCTTCGAGACGGAACGCCTTCAGCGCAAACCGCCCGCAGGTCCCGTGATCGCCGCCGGTTCGACCGGCTCGATCCCCGCCACGGCTGAACTGCTGAAGACAATCGCTCACCTGCCGAACGGCGCGGTGGTTCTGCCGGGGCTCGATGCAACGCTCGATGCACCCTCGCTCGCCGCCATCTCGGCGCCGGACGCGCGCCCCGCGCTGCTCGGCCATCCGCAATACGGCCTGATCAAGCTGGCGAACAAGATCGGCGTCGCCCGCGACGAGATCGCGCCGCTCGGAACGCCTTCCTCCGCGCTTGACCTGCGCAACGCCATCGTCAGCGAAGCGCTGCGCCCAGCCGATACGACCGAGTTGTGGCTGCAGATGCGCGCATGCTTCGGCGATGCCGACATGACGGCCGCCCTTGAAGACGTGAGCGTGCTGGAAGCGCCGAACGAGCGCGACGAGGCAACCGCCATTGCGGTGGCGCTGCGCTATGCCGTGAGCGCACCCGGCAAGCGCGCAGCGCTGGTGACGGGCGACAGGGCGCTGGCCCGGCGCGTCTCAGCCGAACTGCTACGCTTTGGCGTCACCGCAGACGATTCCGGCGGCACGCCGCTCGCCAACACACCACCTGCCGCGCTGTTGCGCCTTGCAGCGCAAGCCGCCTTCCGCCCCGGCGATCCGCTGCCTTTGCTGGCGCTGGTCAAGCACCCGCTGCTGTCGCTTGGAATGGAGCGCGCGCCGGTGCGCCACGCAGCCGAACTGATCGAGCTGGCCGCGCTGCGCGGAGGCACCGGACGCCCCGACATCGCCGCCCTGCCCGACCTCTTCGAGCGGCGGCTTACCGACCCCGGCGACGGCGGGCGCGAGCCGTTCTGGTTCGCGCGCTTTCCGGCAAGGCGCATCGAGGAGGCGATTGGTGTTGCCGCCAGACTTGTCGACGCGCTCGGCCCCCTGCTCGAACTGCGCGGCCGCACCGACCTCGGCGTTCCCGATTTCGCGCAGGCAAGCACACAGGTACTGGAAGCGCTGGGCCGTCAGGCCGATGGCAGCGTCACAGCGCTCTATGCCGGCGATCCAGGCCACAAGCTGGCACAGGTCCTGCGCGATCTGGTGGCGGCTCACTCGCCCTTCACCTTCGGCGCCGACGAATGGCCGGACGTGCTCGATGCCCTGCTCGCGCCCGAAACGGTAAAGCCGCGACAGGGCACAGACCGGGCCATCGCCATCTGGGGCGCGCTGGAGGCGCGGCTCCAGCATGTCGACACACTTGTCGTCGGCGGGCTCAACGAAGGCGTGTGGCCGCGCAAGCCGGAGAGCGACCGCTTCATGTCGCGGCTGATGAAGGGCGGGCTCGATCTCGAACCGCCGGAGCGGCGCATAGGCCTTGCGGCGCATGATTTCCAGATGGCGATGGGCACGCAGAAGGTGGTGCTGGCGCGCGCGCTGCGCTCCGGCGATGCACCTGCCGTTCCGTCACGCTGGCTGCAACGCCTGCTCACCTTCACCGGCAAGGACCATGCCGCCGTCATGCGCCGACGCGGCGAGCAACTGCTTTCATGGGCGCGCACGCTGGATGACGCACCGCGCGTCGACTTCGCACCGCGCCCCTGCCCCGCGCCGCCCGTCGCTATGCGTCCAAAGCATTTTTCCGTCACGGAAATCGAGACGCTGCGGCGCGATCCCTATGCCATCTATGCCCGTCGCATCCTCGGCCTTCAGGCGCTCGATCCGGTGATCCGCGATCCGGGCGCTGCCGAGCGCGGCACGCTGTTCCACGACATACTGCACCGCTTCTCCATGCAGGCCGATCCGTCTGCCCCGGACGCGCTGGAGAAACTGTTGCAGGCGGGCCGCGACTGCTTCGCCAATGCCGAACTGCCGGAAGATGTCGAAGCCGTATGGTGGCCGCGCTTCGAGACATTGGCCGCCAACATCCTCGCATGGGAGCGCGGCCGCTCCGACGTGCAGTCACGCCATGCCGAGGCGCGGGCCGAGAAAACGGTCGTCGGCGGCACCGGCGTGACGCTGTCCGGCTATGCCGACCGGGTCGACTTGCTCACCGGCAACATGGCCGACATTCTCGACTACAAGACGGGCTCTTCGCCCTCCAAGGTACAGGCGCACACATTGCTGGCACCACAGCTCGCGCTGGAAGCCGCTCTGCTCAGGCGCGGTTCGTTCCGCGATCTGGGCAGCCGGGAACCGGCGGACCTTGCCTTCATCCGCCTGCGCGCCAATGGCGAGGTGGAGCAGGAGTCGATCCTCAGGCACGGCAAGGGGATCCGCTCCGGCACGGAGCTTGGCGAGGATGCATGGGCGCGGCTGGAAAAGCTGCTCTACCATTACGCCAACCCGGCCACCGGCTATTTGTCGCGCGCGCTGCCCTTCCGCGAGGGCGAGACGGATGGCGATTACGACCATCTGGCGCGCGTGCTGGAATGGTCCGCCGGCGGCGACGGTGCGGGTGAAGGGGGAGAGGAATGA
- a CDS encoding nucleotidyltransferase family protein — translation MVLAAGLGTRMRPITDTLPKPLVEIAGRTLLDRGLDALAGTGVDKAVVNVHHLGFMIATHVAGYTKPRIVISDESDRLLDSAGGIVRALPELGPDPFYILNADTFWIERGTPELERLAATWDDARMDILLMLANPADSTGHSGSTDFLLADDGRLVRGRNHPEGLIYGGAGIVHPRIFEGADAEPHSLNLYFDRAIAAGRLFGVAMNGHWITVGTPDAIAPAEEALRQVPAGAA, via the coding sequence ATGGTGCTCGCCGCAGGGCTCGGCACGCGCATGCGCCCGATCACCGACACGCTGCCGAAGCCGCTGGTGGAGATAGCCGGCCGCACCCTGCTCGATCGCGGGCTGGATGCGCTGGCCGGGACCGGCGTGGATAAGGCCGTGGTCAATGTCCATCATCTGGGCTTCATGATCGCCACCCATGTCGCCGGATACACGAAACCCCGCATCGTCATTTCCGACGAGAGCGACAGGTTGCTCGACAGCGCCGGCGGCATCGTGCGGGCGCTGCCGGAACTGGGGCCGGATCCGTTCTACATTCTCAATGCCGACACCTTCTGGATCGAACGCGGCACGCCGGAGCTTGAGCGGCTGGCCGCGACGTGGGACGATGCGCGCATGGACATATTGCTCATGCTCGCCAATCCGGCGGATTCCACCGGCCACAGCGGTTCGACCGATTTCCTGCTTGCCGACGACGGCCGGCTGGTGCGCGGACGCAATCACCCCGAGGGGCTGATCTATGGCGGTGCGGGCATCGTCCATCCGCGTATCTTCGAAGGGGCGGACGCGGAACCGCATTCGCTCAACCTCTACTTCGACCGCGCCATTGCCGCAGGCCGCCTGTTCGGTGTGGCCATGAACGGCCACTGGATCACCGTCGGCACGCCGGATGCCATCGCCCCGGCGGAGGAAGCGCTGCGGCAAGTTCCGGCCGGTGCGGCATGA